From Pirellulales bacterium:
TTCGCCGTTCGGTCCCGGCACCGGCAGCCCCAAGCTTGGCTCAAACAGATACAGCTCGCCCTTGTCGAGCAGGGCGGGCACCCAGGGGCGAGGCGAGGCCTCTTCGGCGTCTGCCGCCGCGGGGCGCGACAACATCACCACGTCGAGCCCTTGCTGCCGGGCCATCAAGATGAACACCCACGCGCGGTCGATCGCCGGGCCGCGCCCTAATAGCAGCGTTTGCCAGGCCAGCCGGGTCGGCGTGGCCGACTGGCCTTCGTCGGACGATTCGAGTTGGATGTTGCGGACGATCCAATCGAACAGCCGCCGGGCACGTTCCAGGTCGTTCTGCGTCGTGCCGGCTGCCCAGTTGGAGGCGTCCCGCATCCACACCGCCTCGCGCAGATCGATGCCGTCAGCGCGTGCGAAGCCCATCGCGTCCAACTCTTGCAACTGCGGCAATTTCTTGAGCCGTTCAGGAAGACGCTCCAGCAGCGGCCCGCGGCGCCAATCGGCGAGCGGCGTTTGCAACGTCATCCACTGGTTCAACTGGCTCACCAAGGCCGGCGGCACGCCCGACTCCAACGCATGCCGCGCTGTTTCGTTCAGGTCGAAAAAGTCTTGAACGTCCGAATTGACGGCGTCGTATTGAGCGAGGCCGTTCAAGAGTCCGGAGATATAGGCCAGAATGTCGTTGGCCTGCTCGATCTTGGCTGTTTCTTCGCTGCCCGACGTCGGTGTGGGCAAGGGAGCTGCCGAATCGCAGCCCACAAAAACGGCCCAGGGTGCAAACCACAAGAGAAGTCTACGCACGCAAGTTCTCCACCGTCTCGCGCAATCGCACCAGACGGGCTAAAAGGTTTCCGAATTCATCCAAGGGAACCATGTTGGGGCCGTCGCTGGGCGACTTGTCGGGATCGGGGTGCGTCTCGAAAAACAGGCCGTCGACGCCGATCGCCGTGGCTGCCCGTGCCAGAGGCTCGACCATGGCGCGGTTCCCGCCCGTCGAGCTGCCCAGTCCGCCTGGCTCCTGTACGCTGTGAGTGGCGTCAAAGATCACCGGCACACCTAAACTTTGCATTTGGGGTATGGCCCGCATGTCGTTCACCAGCCGGCCGTAGCCGAAAAATGTCCCCCGTTCGCAGAGCAGAATATCGCGACAGCCGGCCGACTCCAGCTTGCTGACGACGTGCCGCATGTTCCAAGGGGCCATAAACTGGCCTTTTTTTACGTGTACCGGCTTGCCGGTGGCGGCTGCCGCCGCAAGCAAGTCGGTCTGCCTGGCGAGAAAGGCGGGAATTTGAAGCAGGTCGCAGACGTCGGCCACCGCGGCGGCCTGGTGCGATTCATGCACGTCGCTGGTCACCGGCAGGCCCGTGCGCTCTTTGGCGCGGGCGAGCACGGCCAGCCCGGCATCGAGGCCGAGGCCGCGAAAGGCCTCGCCGCTGGTCCGGTTGGCCTTGTCGAACGACGCCTTAAACACAAGCTGGATAGGCAGTTCCGACGCGATGGCCGCCAGTCGCTGGGCGATGGAACAGGTCAGTTCTTCCGTCTCGATGACGCACGGGCCGGCGATCACCAGCAGTCTCTGGCCGCGGCCGCAACGGTAGTCCCCGATTCGGGCAGGATTGTTTGGCACGGTTCGTTGTTCTCCTTGGGTCTGCCTTCCGTCATCGTATCCTCCGCGAGCATCTTGTTGGAGGATGGCCTTCCCAGGCCGTCCCGAAAAAACGTGGGCGCACCGCGAGGACGTCCCAAAGCGAGACAATCTCGCTTTGGGACGCCGATTGCCGTCATGGTCGATTGAAGCGAAACGCCACACCAGCTTGCGGCGGAATGGCACCAAAAAAATGCGCGAATCTCGGCCTCCTTTGAATCGTCTCTAAATGAAACATCGCTACTTAAAGCTTATCGCAGCAACCGGTTGCGAATTGAGATCATCAGCGAAACGCCAGCGATGCCCGCAGTGGCACAGGGCGTGCTAATTAGGAATCGTGCTTGCTGAGGCAAGCACTTAAATTCTGACTGGCCCGCGGGGCCTCTGACGACTACCGGCTGGACGGTTGACTTGCCCCTGACCGTCCCGCACAAGCCAATGCGTATGTGGCGCGTCAGAGGCCCCCGTTTTTTTGCGGACCTGTGTGCGCGGCGAGGTGTTTTTCCTCGGCTCGCCGCTTCTTATCACCGCTTACTCTAATGCGGCTCTACAATCGCGGCAAGTTTTTTGCGCGTCGTTTTCGCCCGACCCGCCATTTTCGGTGGCTGGGGCAGAAGCTGGCCGAGCGCGGTGCGGCAATCACCAAAACGCATTGTCGGCCAGCGATGCCTCGGTGGTGGCACCGCCGGGGCATCGCCGCGACCAGGTGTTACGGTCAAAAATGGCTCCTGCGGCGCGGCTCTGCCCCAGCCATCGCTTTGGGTCTCAACGGCCGGCGCGTGCAGTATAATCTCGTCAAATCGCGACAACTGTCACATACCCATAAGAGCCTGACATCGATGCCGACAACAAGCCGACGATCCATCGCCTTCTTCTCTGCCGCATTCACCTTACTGGCCCCTGCGCTCTCTGGGGCCGCCGACGACCGAGCGCCGCAAATCTTTCGGGCCGGCTTTGCCGAGCGCGACATCACGCCCGACATCGGCATGGAGCAGCCGGGCGGTTACGGCAAAGCGTTCCATCGCACGCTTCACGACCCGTGCAAGGCCCGCGCGGCCGTGTTTGACGACGGGCGGAAGCGGGTCGCCCTCGTCGGCATCGACGCCCTGCTCATCCGCCGTCCCTCCGTCGAGCGCTGCCGCCGGGCCATCCAGGAGCAATGCGGCATCGCGCGCCAGGCGGTGCTGATCAGTGCCTCGCATTCACCGACGTGACGCAGGTCGACAACCGCAGCCCGTACGCTCATCCGGCGGCGGAAGCCTGGGCGCAGCGCGTGGGCGGACGTGTGGGCGCCGAGGCGGCCAAGGTGCTGTTCTCGATGCCGCGCGGCAACCTGGTTCCGCTCGACTATCGCACCCGTACGTTGCACATCAAGCGGCGCCTGCCGGGTGCCGCCCGTGTGGCCCGCTCGCTGGAAACCGCCCAAAAGGATCGCAAGAGCGTCGATGCCACCGAGTGGACCTTCGCCAAGGAGATCGTGTTGCTCGACGCGCGGCTTAAGAAGGAGCCGGCGGCTGACGTCGAGGTGCAGGCGATTCAGGTCGGCCCGGCGGTGTTTGTCGCCAACCCGGCGGAGTACTTCTGCCAATACGGCCTCGACATCAAGTCGGGCAGTCCCTTCCCGTTCACCTTTCCCGTGGAGTTGGCCAACGATTGCGTGGGCTACGTGCCGACCGAAGAAGCGTTGGGGCCGCGCGGCGGCGGCTACGAGACGCGGCTCACCTACTACAGCAACCTCGAACTGACGGCCGGCCGCCAGATCGCCGACGCCGGCATCGCCCTGGCCCGCGAGCTGACTCCCGGTCCCGTGCCCGAACCGCCTCCCGCGCCGCCCTTCAAAGCTGGTCCGTGGAGCTATGGCAACGTCCCGCCGGAGCTGGAATGATAATCTGGCTCAGCAATCGGGCGGCTCCAGGGCGACGTCAAAGAACCAGTCGCCGACGCTGGCCGGCGGGATGCCCGTCATCGGGGCGCCACCGTTGTCTTTTCCGTCAGGGCCGACGCTGTAGAGCCGATAGCCTTCGTCATGCCGACGATAGATCAGCTCTTGACCGTTGAAGGGGTCGACCGGCGCCGCATCGAGATATTGCGGAGCCAACTCGTGCAGGGTCGCCGGATACCTGCCGTTGTGCAAACGATAGCGGCGCAGTGCCACGTGCGCCAGCAGCAGACGGGCGCTGCAAATTGTGCGGTTGCTTTGCCACTCGAATTTTTTTCGCTCCGCCGCCCAAGTATAGCCGAGCTGCGACAGCGCAAGGCGTTCGTTCCAGGAACGCGTCATCGCGTTGTAGCGTTCATGCCGCTGGACGACGTCATCGAAGGGCTCTCGCTTCGTGGGATGCACTGCCGCTAAGCCAACGGAAAGCTGCTGACAACCGCGTTCATCAAGCCGGCCCACGAGCAAGCGCAACCCCTCGAGCCCCGTCCCCTCGCAGGCGCGTCCGACCTCGTGATCGAGGTAGAATCCGTCGACCGCCATCGCTTGGCCCAGCCGGACCGCGTCGAGATCGCTCTCGATGGCTTGACCGAGCTGACCATCGGCGGCACACAACCGCCCTTGGGCGACAAACAGCCTCGTCAATTGCCGCAGAGTGCCGACCCGCTCGATTTGCTCGTCGGCATTGGGCCAGGGCGCGCTGCACGGGCGGCAAAGGCCAGTAAGGGCGAGTTCCAGCGCTGCCTTGTTGCTCGTCACGTAGTCGCGGAGCGGCTCACCCGCGAGCGTGTGGATATTCGATGGCTCGCGACCAAGAAGCGCCGCCGCGCGCATCAGATCGTCGTAGCCGTTGTCGGCCGGCGATTCCGGGCGCGAGAGGAACCGCGGCCAGAGGATCCAGGCATAAAGCACCGCGGTCGGCAGCATCATTGCCACAAGACTGATCGCGACGATTGCCCGAGGCCAGCGCGTTGTCGCCCTGCGCGCCAGCCAAAGCCAACCGGCCATCATCCAGGTGGGAGGCATTACAGCAACCGCCAACATCCGGACCCAGGGCCGCGCGCGTCCGGAGACCGCCCAATCGGCTAAAACCGTTAAGAATGCCAGTAGCAAGCCCGGCAGAGGGATCAGGTACCAGTCTGGGCGCACGTCGGCGGGCATCCGTATCGCAAGAGCAAAAACGACGCCGAGCATCAGTACCACGAGAAACAAATCGCCTAATGAAAAACGCGCGCGTCCGCGCGGAGAGCTCGCGCCGGCCGACGTCGGCGAGTCTGTGGACCTGAGCGCCGTCGGCCCCAGGCACCACAGCACGAAAAGCACCGCGAAGGTCTGCGTTAGGAACAGGAGCCAGAGCTGGTAATCGGGCACGAGCAACCAGACGCCGCACAGCAAGAACACGGCCACGGCCCGCGGGAACCAGTGTCCCGTCGTCGCGCGGCCGGCCCACACCGCGGCCAGGCCATACGCGCTGTAGGTGGATACAACGACGAGCCAGAAAATCAGCCCGAAACAATCACGGAACCAAGTCATGATGCGGTGCTCGACGAAACTGCTGAACCGGAAACGGCACTAAAAGTCGCCCTTGATCGCTTCGCCGCCCTGGCGCGTGTTCAGGCTGGCCCATACGGAGAAGGCGATGCCGTGGTAAATCTGGCTGGTATGTCCGTCGCCGAAAACGGCCATCACGACGCCCGGATGAAAGCTGTCGGGGCCGGGCCAGTTCGAGTTCGGGCTGTAGAGTGCGTTGTAGAGCGGTGCGATTCCGGCAATCGGCGAGGGACCGATCACTCCGCCGAATTCGAAGCCGGCGGGACCTTTGCCCGTCGCAACGCCGCACGGGCCGCCCTGCGCCGCCGTGTACATGCCGGCCGAGCAAGCCCCCGTACCTGTGACCGTTTCGGTAAATGCAATCATCGATGCCCTGAACACCATCGGCACAGGGGTGGTGCTGCCCGGCGCGGAGAGCAGGTTCGAGCGGTGCTTGCCGGTGCCGCCGACCGCCAATGCGGGCGGCGACCAGGCGGTTGTGCCCGGCCCCGGCAGCTTCCAGTCGGGCGGAAGCGGTTGGGGCGCATCGGCCTCAAACACCAGGTCCGCATTCAAGCTGGTGTTGTAGATGTTGCCGCCCGAAGCGGTCGGCGCCGCGACGCTGCAAGCGGTCACTTCCGCCACGCAAATCGTGTTCGACGTGCCGTCTTTGATCATCGCAAAGCTGGCCGGCTCGTTGAAGGTGAAGAACCCCTTCGTGCCACGCGGGGCCGTTGTTTCACCTTCGCAGGGTTTGTCGGCCTTCGGCACGGCGCTGTAAAAACCGATGCCGGTGCTGCCGGCGTAATTCGTCCACATGCACGAGCCCGGCAATTCGCTTGGCCCGGTGAACGCGCTGTCCGACGGGCAGCGGTAGGGCGGAGCCTGATGGGATTGGGTATAGCCGAAATACGACGGTGGATTCATTGGCGGGACCCCGCCGGTGCCATACTGCTGGCTCTGGTTCCAGATCGGCAGCCGCTTGTTGATGGCATTGTAAAACGGCGCTCACATGAACTGAGGCAAGATGGCCACCGTCCAGGGGTAGTGATAGGTAAGCTGCTCCGTATTGCCCGCAACGCCAAACGTCGGCTTGTCAGGGTGCTGCCCCCACAATGCGTCGTAAGGAAAGCTCTTGTGGATGTCGGCGTAGGTCTGCAGGCCGAGCCCGATTTGCTTGAGGTTGTTGTTGCACTGACTGCGCCGAGCTTCCTCGCGGGCGGCCTGAACCGCTGGGATCAGCAGCGCGATCAAGAACCCGATGATGCCGATCACGACCAGCAACTCGATGAGAGTGACGCCGCGGCACCGACCGTGCGGCGACAGCCGCCGGCCACAAACCGATTGTCTCGACAACCACCACATATCACAGTCTCCCGCGATCGGCCGCCAGTCTCAATCAGAGGGTGCTCCGATCTTGGCAGCAGTCGGTCGTTTTGCCGTTGTCGGCGTCGGCCTGGTCGGCGAAGGCCTCGCCCGATTTGTCTACCGCAACGCCAACCTTAAGCCTAAAACACTGGCCGCGATTCCGTCAAGCCGCGAACAGAACCTGCTGTGTCTTAAAGTGGTGTTGCTGCGGTGCGACGAGACGGAAACCCGAAGCGCCAGCCATACCGGCTACAACGTGTCGAAGGAGTTTGAGATTCTAGATGTTTTGCCAGGCGAGTGACCGCCAAAGAAGTCGAGACGAACGATGACTTTCGTAAGCGGTTCTGTTACTCTAGGATATCCGCCCAGGCAACCATCGCAGGCGGTTTCTCAGGAGAGCAGGAATGCCCGAACTCTTATGCCAGCGATCGCTGCATCAGCGACACGCCTTTTGCAATTATTTCGGCGCCGAGCGCGAAGGGCTGGTGGTCGCCAGCCGCCGCAACATGCTCAAGGCCGGCCTGGCCGGTGTGGCGGGCATGAGTCTCGGCGAAGTGCTGCGGACCGAGGCCGCCGCCGTGCAGGCCGGGCAAACCAGTCCGCGGGCCAAAAGCGTCATCCTGTTGTGGATGGCGGGCGGACCCAGCCACATCGACACCTGGGATCCCAAGCCGGACCGCCCCTATCAAAATCGCGGCCCGTTCTCGACCATTCAAACCAGGCTGCCCGGCGTGGCCATCTGCGAGCATCTGCCCAAGCAGGCCTCGATGCTCGACCAATTCACGGTCATCCGCTCGGTCGATGCCCGGCACAGCAATCACGAGCCGAATGCCGTGTTTCAGACCGGCAACAGCGCGGCCGCGCCGCGGATCAATCCCGAGGGAAAAGATTACCCGGCCATCGGCTCGATCGTCTCCAAGTTTTGCGGGGGGCCGGATCCGGTCGTGCCGCCCTACGTCGTGTTCATGAAGTCGAGGACGCACATTCCGTTCGCCGGATACTTGGGCAAGCGCTACGATCCCTTCGTGGCCGAGCAGGCGGCGCGGCTGCCGGTTTACGACAACGTCGGCGGCGACACCGGGCAGCAAACGGGCGCCGACCTGTTCGCGCTGCCCAGCGGTCTCAGCCAGGAGCGGCTGCACGACCGCCGGGCATTGCTGGCCGATTTCGATCGCCTGCGCCGCGATCTCGACTGCGACGGCTCGATGGAAGCGCTCGAAAGCTACCGCCGGCAGGCGCTGGAAATGGTCATCGGCCGCCGCGCACAGCAGGCGTTCGATATTTCGCAAGAGCCCGCCGCATTCCGCGACCGCTATGGCAAGCACCTCTGGTGCCAGCAGGCCTTGTTGGCCCGGCGGTTGGTCGAGGCGGGCGTGCGGTTCGTGACGATCGACCTGAGCTATCATCCCGCGTCGGGCACCTGGGACACGCACGGCGACAACATTCCTCCCTACGGCGGCATCAAGAAAGGGCTGGGGCCGCTGTTGCCCCTGTTCGACCACCTGCTGACGACGCTGGTGGGCGATCTCGGCGCGCGCGGCCTGCTCGACGACGTGCTGGTGATCGCCATGGGAGAGTTCGGCCGCACGCCGCAGATGGGCACGCAAGGCAGCACCGACGGCCGCAACCACTGGCCGGCCGTGATGTCGATGTGTCTGGCCGGCGGCGGCCTGCGGCACGGCCAGGTGATCGGCGGCACCGAGAGCGACGGCGGTTACATCCGCGAGCGGCCCGTGACGCCCGCCGACCTGGCCGCCACGATTTATCGCTATCTCGGTGTGTCGCTGGATGCCACCTATCTCGACAACCGCGGCCGGCCGCGCTACATCGTCGAGAACGACGGCCAGCCGATCGGTGAGCTGTTTTAGCCATGAAGAATCAACTCGCAAATTCGGAACTGGGAAAGGTATTACGTGCCGAGCCTGATTTTTCAGCAGCGTTCACCCGAAAGATCGAGGCGCTGAAAGGCAAGTTGTCGATCGACCTGCGGATGCCCGTTCAGCATGACGCGGACATGAATTACAGTTCTTCGCAGAAGCTCATCGTGAACTTCGATGCGAATGGGGAGGCGGTCCCGCCATCTTCGCCGGAATCGAAGTTTCGACTGTTTGTCTACGTGAGCTCGAAGGGCCCTTATTTCGGGACAAAGCTTTTCGCGCTTCGCGCGATTGGCGGCGACCATTTGGAATATGGCCTGCCGAGCCCAGGCGATTACTTGATTGAAGCAAAAGGCCAGGAGGGGCTTCCCGCAAAAATGTTGGACTCAATCTCGCAGATTAATCGTTGGATGCAGTTGCAGTCCTATCAGTTGATTGACGGCGAGGCAGCTTATGAACTCGCCGATGGGCATGACACTGAGCTGGACGGCCGTCCGGCGACGGTTTTCGATGTGCTGTTCAGTGAAATCGACTGAATCATCGTCGAGAAGCAGCTTCAGCCCATCGCAAGGTGTTTTTAGCGGTCGTCCATCTTGGACGTGACGAACCCGGTTGAGCGCGTATACCACGATCGCCCCTCGCGGACCCAGCGTTCCGAGAAGACCCGTCGCTGCCCGCGAGCGTCATCAAACACTGACTTGCCCAGAGCGAAATCACGATTCTCGTAAAGTATGTTCCGCTCGTGCAGATGAACGTCTAGGTCCAGATCAACCAGTGACAAGGAACCAACACGGTCGAGAAACTCAGCGACGGAGTTGGAGTACTGCAAAAGTGTCACTGACTCCGGCTTATGACGAACGCGCGGGTCAATCATTTCGTGACAGCGCGCGAATTGTCGTTCGTTCAGCAGCTTATAGAATTGCCGAATCCTTC
This genomic window contains:
- the kdsA gene encoding 3-deoxy-8-phosphooctulonate synthase, encoding MPNNPARIGDYRCGRGQRLLVIAGPCVIETEELTCSIAQRLAAIASELPIQLVFKASFDKANRTSGEAFRGLGLDAGLAVLARAKERTGLPVTSDVHESHQAAAVADVCDLLQIPAFLARQTDLLAAAAATGKPVHVKKGQFMAPWNMRHVVSKLESAGCRDILLCERGTFFGYGRLVNDMRAIPQMQSLGVPVIFDATHSVQEPGGLGSSTGGNRAMVEPLARAATAIGVDGLFFETHPDPDKSPSDGPNMVPLDEFGNLLARLVRLRETVENLRA
- a CDS encoding H-X9-DG-CTERM domain-containing protein, translated to MVFRASMIAFTETVTGTGACSAGMYTAAQGGPCGVATGKGPAGFEFGGVIGPSPIAGIAPLYNALYSPNSNWPGPDSFHPGVVMAVFGDGHTSQIYHGIAFSVWASLNTRQGGEAIKGDF
- a CDS encoding DUF1501 domain-containing protein, with protein sequence MPELLCQRSLHQRHAFCNYFGAEREGLVVASRRNMLKAGLAGVAGMSLGEVLRTEAAAVQAGQTSPRAKSVILLWMAGGPSHIDTWDPKPDRPYQNRGPFSTIQTRLPGVAICEHLPKQASMLDQFTVIRSVDARHSNHEPNAVFQTGNSAAAPRINPEGKDYPAIGSIVSKFCGGPDPVVPPYVVFMKSRTHIPFAGYLGKRYDPFVAEQAARLPVYDNVGGDTGQQTGADLFALPSGLSQERLHDRRALLADFDRLRRDLDCDGSMEALESYRRQALEMVIGRRAQQAFDISQEPAAFRDRYGKHLWCQQALLARRLVEAGVRFVTIDLSYHPASGTWDTHGDNIPPYGGIKKGLGPLLPLFDHLLTTLVGDLGARGLLDDVLVIAMGEFGRTPQMGTQGSTDGRNHWPAVMSMCLAGGGLRHGQVIGGTESDGGYIRERPVTPADLAATIYRYLGVSLDATYLDNRGRPRYIVENDGQPIGELF